Proteins from a single region of Desulfatiglans anilini DSM 4660:
- a CDS encoding type II toxin-antitoxin system prevent-host-death family antitoxin, translated as MQVYTYSEARQKLALVLEQAETTGKVLIRRKDGRVFALIPEKVASSPLDVPSIKAKITTKEIVDIIREGRGR; from the coding sequence ATGCAAGTATATACCTATTCAGAAGCTAGACAAAAGCTTGCTTTGGTGCTGGAACAGGCCGAAACTACCGGCAAAGTATTAATTCGAAGAAAGGACGGCCGAGTTTTCGCACTCATACCGGAAAAGGTGGCCTCATCTCCACTTGATGTACCCTCTATCAAAGCGAAAATCACTACAAAAGAAATCGTGGATATCATTAGAGAAGGAAGAGGAAGGTAG